A window of the Lolium perenne isolate Kyuss_39 chromosome 7, Kyuss_2.0, whole genome shotgun sequence genome harbors these coding sequences:
- the LOC127323963 gene encoding E3 ubiquitin-protein ligase ATL6-like, with translation MDRKGGRGNGCSSFLVLILLVAAAADIAAAQGGSGRGPSYPQNFNPSMAVIIVVLVTAFFFLGFFSIYIRRCAGGPLGGPGEHLGAGTRPGGIMFLNASAAARSRRMRGLDPATLEAFPTMAYADVKAHKAGKGELECAVCLSEFEDDDILRLLTKCSHAFHADCVDAWLASHVTCPVCRANLLADAEAPAAANSAPAASTTPEQDLLAAMPLPPQETPTAPPEQVMVVIADVEETEEERIRREEAAELVRIGSVKRALRSKSGRTPAQFPRSHTTGHSLAPPAESSDRYTLRLPEHVLQEVVAAGKLRRTRSLTAFREGGRAGGRSVRLGQSGRWPNMSSFLARSLTFSAWGSRRRGEADAPGKGSTKVAGDGKAAEQACEGGACPLPLGGRV, from the coding sequence ATGGACCGGAAGGGCGGCCGCGGTAATGGCTGCAGCTCCTTCCTCGTCCTCATCCTACTCGTCGCTGCGGCGGCCGACATCGCGGCGGCGCAGGGCGGCTCAGGCCGGGGGCCGAGCTACCCGCAGAACTTCAACCCGTCCATGGCGGTCATCATCGTCGTGCTCGTCaccgccttcttcttcctcggctTCTTCTCGATCTACATCCGGCGCTGCGCGGGGGGTCCGCTCGGCGGGCCCGGCGAGCACCTCGGCGCCGGAACCAGGCCCGGCGGGATCATGTTCCTCAACGCCTCGGCCGCCGCACGGTCCAGGAGGATGAGGGGGCTGGACCCGGCCACGCTGGAGGCGTTCCCGACGATGGCCTACGCCGACGTGAAGGCGCACAAGGCCGGCAAGGGCGAGCTCGAGTGCGCCGTGTGCCTCAGCGAGTTCGAGGACGACGACATCCTCCGTCTCCTGACCAAGTGCTCCCACGCGTTCCACGCGGACTGCGTTGACGCTTGGCTCGCTTCGCACGTCACCTGCCCCGTCTGCCGCGCGAACCTTCTCGCCGACGCCGAGGCTCCAGCGGCGGCCAACAGTGCTCCTGCTGCGTCGACGACCCCGGAGCAGGATCTCCTAGCTGCGATGCCGCTGCCGCCGCAGGAAACTCCCACGGCGCCGCCGGAGCAGGTGATGGTGGTGATCGCTGATGTCGAGGAGACGGAGGAGGAGAGGATCAGGCGGGAGGAGGCGGCCGAGCTGGTGCGCATCGGCAGCGTGAAGCGCGCGCTGCGCAGCAAGTCCGGTCGGACTCCTGCGCAGTTCCCGCGCTCGCACACCACAGGACACTCGCTCGCCCCGCCCGCCGAGAGCTCGGATCGGTACACGCTGAGGCTGCCCGAGCACGTCCTCCAGGAGGTCGTCGCGGCGGGGAAGCTGCGGCGCACGAGGAGCCTCACGGCGTTCCGAGAGGGCGGCCGCGCCGGCGGGAGGAGCGTCCGGCTCGGCCAGTCCGGCCGGTGGCCCAACATGTCGTCGTTCTTGGCGCGCTCGTTAACGTTCTCGGCCTGGGgctcgaggaggcgtggcgaGGCCGACGCGCCCGGTAAGGGCTCGACGAAGGTCGCCGGCGACGGCAAGGCCGCGGAACAGGCGTGCGAAGGCGGGGCGTGCCCGCTGCCACTTGGCGGGCGTGTTTGA